A genome region from Bombus pyrosoma isolate SC7728 linkage group LG14, ASM1482585v1, whole genome shotgun sequence includes the following:
- the LOC122574736 gene encoding serine/threonine-protein kinase atr, with the protein MEVHDNSIILQTNTSNVTVADSVWKFINSPIIAIFSDLKNATAKQMLCSLLESIIKSSATLTTVLIPPFSNGMQNETLKCQYTAFTTWLFGVMFHLVGNPLSNEVLSNSIEIQACMLRILSRHHITMFETISNEYINILQEISEFYKISGEEDKIVLNKFHTEKDIIKNLDLQAFPVTIKYCDIPQVQTSIIKIIERTGVSVWNYKILCEKVLNIMMISVPNVKFIALNLCIKLMKFSLLNKQEHENLILYVIEIIKLLPTWLNLYEVSENQLNKFLWASIELIRSLSVSSNSIELCFQIIDFTVNEIKCQDTNLNAVEEIQKVACSKIQQYFIMRPRICSLSETEKFISYFEYCPDFIIIFIHCVLIDIKHAVSANASVNNICKSRNLLKKELITATQKERFKTSMYILKASRILQSWLKELQLTTNLYTNELDYVLKILLKNLNSGLYQQKDIIYECLIYMIAHNESDKDLIQKILTLPFIQNIEIPVDILNNHAKEIAKSLDTDTMLKCLEALCEHGTGMERLKLLNTCVVDHQTEIAAGAVLNSVLLLKSEGVQLGSISRYVLQPALHSKEQKVHEMLVIALSKICCYLSKCGSFKRGSDNTTWTLKCKYCNDISGNNINSNAYISEEYDHLLRPYFSLLSSNFVSVRLKISENILSFSNHIMSFNNNKVAKMWFLYIEDENPAIRFNITTAIKRLLLNKIGIVSKFTMTIEDDVPVCLDEFVGSLINTIVRALMKALTDANHALHDTLLITARNCGCVPLFIIERQILNIFLITILHSTSSSAAVAFATTAYHDIAKFLNVSPKVLYIRYKKDFLKLIIQCAVHNFIHYSYNMATSIHRVAKCIGYEGSRQLLCKDGHYAVCFLLPFIIDVPNARTLLHDIAELTNMDEKQMLKEYFPYICSYAFLNMPLATATECLRLVSKITQTNLSLLTRQSFMGIFEELILNFHESPKKIVGLLKIISDYDSNADKNYVTHKGIESYLNLRLHGILVNFDIKLGLKSDEHTQQSALASLAALMEYMGAQYLTPLRYKILATLRTSLGFKRPGFRPLVCDAWNAFIHNIAIKELGPLLPTIYVSLISLLNMYREKIITMLMFLLIKCNEECPEHIAELFFIDDIEVPVEISSIIKARILQARPKGFEENLKLWLKRITHETDEVIIRALVYLQKFLAENRSQLNEMILSETNIHPLIVDLLYTLLIGCQHKDESIRLLYGECLGELGAIEPSLLPRRIISRVDSKFISDMNEEFACAILFEHVRAFQMQKSSQSMDCFSLAIQEILRTYDISPQGKNSELWNSLPVTMKQIITPFLTSHYKIATISDDKAFPHPIYGSEAGSSVENWAYNWFCNMFSNIHDESLNNVLCACKLALKRDIKILTFCLPHVVAYIITNSTTQEHAKIREEILTIIDVRKKPTLDPELSRHRPLRHGHRIKADDARISEETRRTRCAQIIFSVLDHLQRWLWEQRLVRNHKYEALKNFCETLNALVVAEGCYQFQEYHRALMYLEQHMASSNKGLSEALEGGLLAKIYAQLDEPDGISGILATQDHTPTVQQLVLAHEVNGQLQDAATCYERLAQKKTLKHTYLQGMIQCYLGLDQPFTAKHITEGVLSNRSELEPLMIEHEPFWRLAHFIRFDDTSQKNIKHVLLEDLKKGIKPDLSSLKKNLVSLLEDASRPGAYQQSYSYIMKLHILNEFDKAVATMLTDIGKLPMIFEEWEKRGQLVRASRGVEFVLSMRRATLDLALQLQREVENKENSVLKQEIGKIWLKSAKIARKTGLHQQAYMYILSASDSCPPQQLYIEQAQLYWQKGCQEDAFITLKRCFSSCFRPAMHYKNLPAGESLEERKQCAKAKLLYAKYNDETVNVDTDANIINYKEAIEVWREWEKSLLFCAQYYESVIDRMSDEEKDSRGRDLQVHTMNYYGKSLQYGCKYIHQSMPRMLTIWLDFASRATSRSDSLNDGEQEKFRRDALLKMSKIMEVYHERLPIFMWLTAFSQLVSRICHPSLEVQKTICTILVKLIHAYPQHSLWMMASVINSSYPARQRRCQEILSHPKLKTPEMTKLITDFHKLWERLIELSNKAIPEGVMNTTVNLLSRNLPRLLSNKEFSPIMIPTTKFRQLHLPSKGMSLENYNAFSSNWIHISGIEDNVAVMPSLQRPRRITLKGSDGKDYLFMCKPKDDLRRDFRLMEFNDIVNKYLQNDPESRQRRLYIRTYSVVPLNEECGLVEWVPNLVGFRPIIISLYKERGIAISNRELRSILCSLKDPLEKKKKVFLQQLLPRHPSVLGDWFRLTFPDPYGWYEARTAYIRTTAVMSMVGYILGLGDRHGENILFDSKCGDCVHVDFNCLFNRGELFEWPERVPFRLTHNMVDAMGPLKIEGPFRRACEITMRVLRQQSSTLLSVLTPFVYDPLVSWNKNHISEGGEKTNEKAVEHIKNIEQRLKGLIRYHGKKLENIALNLSVEGQTNQLILEATNVDNLCQMYFGWGAYM; encoded by the exons ATGGAAGTACATGATAACTCAATTATTCTTCAAACTAATACCAG TAATGTGACAGTGGCAGATTCGGTATGGAAATTCATTAATAGTCCtataattgcaatattttctgatttaaaaaatgcaactGCCAAACAAATGCTTTGTTCTTTATTGGAgtcaataattaaaagttcagCTACTCTGACAACAGTTTTAATTCCACCTTTCAGCAATGGAATGCAAAATGAAACGCTAAAATGTCAATATACTG CATTTACCACCTGGTTGTTTGGTGTTATGTTTCACCTAGTTGGAAATCCTTTAAGTAATGAAGTTCTTAGCAACAGCATAGAGATACAAGCTTGTATGCTTAGAATATTATCTAGACATCATATTACAATGTTTGAAACGATTagtaatgaatatataaacattcttcaag aaatatcagaattttacaaaatcagtggagaagaagataaaattgtattgaacaaatttcatacagaaaaagatattataaaaaatttggatTTGCAAGCATTTCCtgttacaataaaatactGTGATATACCACAAGTGCAAACATCTATAATTAAA attATAGAAAGGACAGGGGTTTCTGTTTGGAATTACAAAATACTCTgtgaaaaagtattaaatataatgatgATATCTGTTccaaatgtaaaatttatagcattaaatctttgtataaaattaatgaaattttcattacttaATAAACAG gaacatgaaaatttgatactcTATGTTATTGAGATTATTAAGTTACTTCCTACGTGGTTAAACTTATATGAAGTATCAGAGAAtcaattgaataaatttttgtggGCATCTATTGAACTTATTCGGTCTTTATCAGTATCTTCAAACAGCATTGAACTGTGCTTTCAAATCATTGATTTTAcagttaatgaaataaaat GTCAAGATACTAATCTTAATGCTGtagaagaaatacaaaaagtaGCGTGTAGCAAGATTCagcaatattttatcatgAGACCAAGGATTTGTAGTCTttctgaaacagaaaaatttatttcatattttgaatACTGTCCG gattttattataatttttattcactgTGTACTTATTGATATCAAACACGCAGTTAGTGCAAACGCTTCAgtgaataatatatgtaaatcacggaatttattaaaaaaagagttAATAACTGCAACACAAAAGGAAAGGTTTAAAACATCCATGTATATCTTAAAAGCCTCACGTATTTTACAATCATGGTTGAAAGAATTACAGTTAACAACAAATTTGTATACAAATGAGTTAgattatgttttaaaaatattattaaaaaatctaaattctGGGCTATATCagcaaaaagatattatttacgaatgtttaatatatatgatagCACATAATGAATCAGATAAAGATttaattcagaaaatattaacattaccatttatacaaaatattgaaattcctGTGGATATACTCAATAATCATGCAAAAGAAATTGCTAAATCTCTTGATACTGATACAATGTTAAAATGTCTCGAAGCTTTATGTGAACATGGTACTGGGATGGAACGattaaaactattaaataCATGTGTAGTAGATCACCAAACTGAGATAGCAGCAGGAGCAGTATT GAATAGTGTACTACTTTTAAAGAGTGAAGGAGTACAATTGGGAAGTATCTCAAGATATGTTCTTCAACCTGCATTACATTCAAAAGAACAGAAAGTTCATGAAATGCTTGTAATTGCATTGAGTAAAATATGCTGTTATTTGTCAAAATGTGGAAGTTTCAAAag AGGATCTGATAATACAACATGGACATTGAAGTGCAAATATTGTAATGATATATCtggaaacaatataaattctaatgcTTATATCTCGGAAGAATACGATCATCTTCTTCGTCcatattttagtttattatcttcaaattttgtttcagtACGTTTGAAAATctctgaaaatattctttctttttcaaatcaCATTATGTCCTTTAACAATAACAAAGTAGCAAAAATGTggtttttatatatagaagaTGAAAATCCTGCAATCCGTTTCAATATTACTACAGCAATAAAAAGACTATTACTGAATAAAATAGGCATCGTGTCAAAATTTACTATGACTATTGAAGATGATGTACCTGTTTGTTTAGACGAATTTGTTGGATCACTTATAAATACCATAGTACGAGCGCTTATGAAAGCTTTAACAGATGCAAACCATGCGTTGCATGATACTTTACTTATTACTGCAAGAAATTGTGGATg tgTTCCATTGTTTATAATTGAAAGgcaaattttgaatatatttttaattactatattGCACTCAACATCATCTTCAGCAGCAGTAGCTTTTGCAACTACCGCATATCATGATATTGCTAAATTCTTAAACGTTTCTCCAAAAGTTTTATACattagatataaaaaagattttctcaag cTCATAATACAATGTGCAGttcataactttatacattattcTTACAATATGGCTACATCTATACACCGTGTTGCAAAATGTATTGGATACGAAGGATCACGTCAGTTACTATGCAAAGATGGACATTATGCAGTTTGTTTTTTACTTCCTTTTATTATTGATGTGCCGAATGCAAGAACTCTTTTGCATGACATAGCTGAATTAACCAATATGGatgagaaacaaatgttaaaagaatattttcct taCATTTGTAGTTATGCATTTCTGAATATGCCTCTTGCTACTGCTACGGAATGTTTAAGATTAGTTTCGAAAATTACGCAGACGAATTTATCACTTTTAACAAGACAATCATTTATG GGCATATTTGAAGAACTAATATTAAACTTTCATGAGTCTCCTAAGAAAATAGttggattattaaaaattatatctgaTTATGATAGTAATGCAGATAAAAATTACGTTACACATAAAGGAATT gAATCTTATTTGAATTTACGTTTACATGGCATATTagttaattttgatataaagCTTGGATTAAAATCGGATGAACATACACAGCAGTCAGCACTTGCTTCATTAGCTGCACTAATGGAGTATATGGGTGCACAATATTTGACACCGTTGAGGTATAAGATTTTGGCGACACTACGAACTTCGCTAGGATTTAAAAGACCAGGATTTAGACCTCTTGTTTGTGATGCATGGAATGCATTTATTCATaa taTAGCTATTAAAGAACTTGGTCCATTGTTACCGACAATATATGTttcattaatatcgttattaaatatgtatcgagaaaaaataattacaatgcTAATGTTCCTGCTTATTAAATGTAATGAAGAATGCCCAGAACATATTGCAGAATTGTTTTTTATAGATGATATTGAAGTACCTGTTGAAATTTCAAGCATAATTAAAGCACGAATTTTACAAGCtag gCCTAAAGGATTTGaagagaatttaaaattatggCTTAAACGAATTACGCATGAAACGGACGAAGTAATAATCAGAGCTTTGgtgtatttacaaaaatttttagCTGAAAATCGTAGTCAACTGAATGAAATGATTTTGAGTGAAACAAATATCCATCCATTGATTGTTGAT tTATTATACACATTATTAATTGGATGTCAACATAAAGATGAATCTATCCGTCTATTATATGGCGAATGTTTAGGAGAATTAGGAGCTATTGAACCAAGTCTTCTCCCTCGTAGAATTATTTCTAGAG ttgacagtaaatttatttctgataTGAATGAAGAATTTGCTTGTGCTATACTTTTTGAGCATGTTCGGGCGTTTCAAATGCAGAAAAGTAGTCAGAGTATGGATTGTTTCTCACTTGCTATTCAA GAAATCTTAAGAACATATGATATTTCGCCCCAAGGGAAAAACAGTGAACTATGGAATAGTTTACCAGTAACTATGAAACAGATCATTACCCCATTTTTAACTTCACATTACAAGATTGCAACTATCAGTGATGACAAAGCGTTTCCTCATCCTATTTAtgg ttCTGAAGCCGGTTCCTCTGTAGAAAACTGGGCATATAACTGGTTTTGTAATATGTTTAGTAATATCCACGATGAATCTCTTAATAATGTATTATGTGCATGTAAATTAGCACTCAAGcgtgatataaaaatattaacattttgtcTACCCCATGTTGTTG cgtatataataacaaatagtACTACACAAGAGCACGCAAAAATacgagaagaaatattaacaattatcgATGTTAGAAAAAAACCTACACTTGATCCTGAACTATCACGTCATAGACCTCTTAGACATGGACATAGAATAAAAGCAGATGATGCCAGAATTTCCGAAGAAACTAGGCGTACACGTTGTGCACAG ATCATATTTTCAGTATTAGATCATTTGCAAAGATGGCTTTGGGAACAACGATTGGTTCGAAATCACAAGTATGAAGCTTTAAAGA ACTTTTGTGAAACATTAAATGCATTAGTAGTGGCGGAAGGATGTTATCAATTTCAAGAATATCATAGAGCACTAATGTATTTAGAACAACACATGGCTTCTTCTAATAAAGGATTATCAGAAGCATTGGAAGGTGGATTACTTGCT aaaatatatgcACAACTGGATGAACCAGATGGTATATCTGGTATATTAGCTACACAGGACCATACTCCTACAGTTCAACAACTAGTTTTAGCTCATGAAGTCAATGGACAACTTcag GATGCTGCTACCTGTTATGAGAGATTGGCACAGAAAAAAACTTTGAagcatacatatttacaagGAATGATCCAGTGTTATCTTGGTCTCGATCAACCTTTTACAGCAAAACATATCACTGAAGGAGTCTTAAGTAACAGATCAGAGTTAGAGCCATTAATGATCGAACATGAGCCGTTTTGGAGATTAGCTCATTTCATAAGATTTGATGACACTTcccaaaaaaatataaagcatGTACTACTTGAAGATCTTAAGAAAGGTATTAAACCAGATTTATcatccttaaaaaaaaatctggtATCATTGTTAGAAGATGCGTCACGACCAGGGGCATATCAACAAAGCTATTCTTACATTATGAA gttacatatattaaatgaatttgataAAGCAGTTGCTACTATGCTGACTGATATAGGAAAATTACCAATGATATTCGAAGAATGGGAAAAACGTGGTCAACTTGTCCGCGCTTCACGAGGGGTAGAATTTGTGTTAAGTATGCGTAGAGCTACACTAGATTTGGCACTTCAATTACAGAGAGAAgttgaaaacaaagaaaattctgtattaaaacaagaaattgGCAAGATTTGGCTTAAGAGTGCGAAGATTGCGAGAAA GACTGGATTACATCAACaagcatatatgtatattctgtCTGCTAGTGATTCTTGTCCTCcacaacaactttatatagaacaAGCACAATTATATTGGCAAAAGGGCTGTCAAGAAGACGCTTTTATAACCCTAAAGCGTTGTTTCTCCAGTTGTTTTCGTCCAGCTATGCACTACAAAAATTTGCCAGCAGGAGAATCTttagaagaaaggaaacaatGTGCAAAG GCAAAACTTTTATATGCGAAATATAATGATGAAACAGTTAATGTAGATACGGATgctaatattataaattacaaagaagCTATTGAAGTTTGGAGAGAATGGGAAAAAAGTTTACTGTTTTGTGCACAGTACTATGAGTCTGTTATAGATAGAATGTCTGATGAAGAGAAAGATTCAAGGGGACG AGATTTACAAGTGCATACCATGAATTACTATGGGAAGTCACTTCAATATGGTTGCAAGTACATTCATCAATCTATGCCGAGAATGTTGACTATATGGTTGGATTTCGCTTCGCGTGCAACATCACGATCTGACAGTCTTAATGATGGGGaacaagaaaaatttcgaCGAGACGCActattaaaaatgtcaaaaattaTGG AAGTGTATCATGAAAGACTACCAATATTCATGTGGCTAACTGCATTTAGCCAACTTGTATCACGAATATGTCATCCTTCTCTTGAGGTGCAAAAGACTATCTGTACCATATTAGTAAAACTAATTCATGCTTATCCCCAACATAGTTTATGGATGATGGCATCAGTTATTAAT TCTTCATATCCTGCACGGCAAAGACGTTGCCAAGAAATTCTTAGTCACCCTAAACTTAAAACGCCAGAAATGACCAAACTTATTAcagattttcataaattatgggagcgattaattgaattatcaaACAAAGCAATACCAGAA GGTGTTATGAATACTACGGTAAATCTCTTGTCACGGAATCTTCCCCGTTTACTTTCAAACAAGGAATTTAGTCCAATAATGATACCGACGACCAAATTTAGGCAACTGCATCTGCCGTCTAAGGGCATgtcgttagaaaattataatgcaTTTTCTTC aaattggaTTCATATATCCGGAATAGAAGATAATGTAGCTGTTATGCCATCTCTTCAAAGACCGCGACGTATTACATTAAAAGGGTCGGATGGTAAAGATTATCTATTTATGTGTAAGCCAAAAGATGATTTACGAAGAGACTTCAGATTAATGGAATTCAacgatattgtaaataaatatcttcaaaatGATCCAGAATCTCGACAAAGAAGATTGTATATACGgacatat AGCGTTGTACCTCTGAATGAAGAATGCGGTTTAGTAGAATGGGTACCGAATTTAGTTGGATTTAGACCCATTATCATAAgtttgtataaagaaagaGGTATTGCAATTTCGAATAGAGAACTTAGAAGCATATTATGCT CGTTAAAAGATCCattggagaagaaaaagaaggtatTTCTACAACAACTTCTTCCGCGTCATCCATCAGTACTCGGAGATTGGTTTCGTCTTACATTCCCTGATCCATATGGGTG gTATGAAGCACGTACTGCCTATATTAGAACTACAGCAGTAATGTCTATGGTGGGATATATTCTTGGCCTTGGAGATCGTCAtggagaaaatatattatttgattctAAATGCGGAGATTGTGTACACGTAgattttaattgtttgtttAATAGG GGGGAATTGTTTGAGTGGCCAGAACGTGTACCATTTCGTTTAACGCATAATATGGTAGATGCTATGGGACCATTAAAAATTGAGGGACCGTTTAGGCGCGCTTGTGAAATAACTATGAGGGTTCTCCGACAACAAAGTAGCACATTATTAAGTGTATTAACACCATTTGTATATGATCCACTTGTAAGCTGGAATAAGAATCATATTAGTGAAGGTGGTgagaaaacaaatgaaaaa gCTGTggaacatataaaaaatatagaacaacGACTCAAAGGTTTAATTCGATATCATGggaaaaaattagagaatatTGCTTTAAATCTTAGTGTTGAGGGACAAACTAATCAGTTGATTTTAGAAGCAACTAATGTAGATAATCTTTGTCAAATGTACTTTGGATGGGGCGCATACATGTAA
- the LOC122574752 gene encoding odorant receptor 13a-like, producing the protein MNIRNYVFINQLVLKFVGLYPISIVRYVTCISCIMLIIIPQITMIYTNWNDLNIVMEIGSTLLTISLAMLKSAIWMFNRKNLELFIEFMLTDYWKIIEANVFEYLQKYALYAKTITKGYLISMCNALLFFFSLPIIEILITKHKDSDNFTVNFPFAASYPVAFYKFPLYEIAYASQILATSICCLIMLATDGLIATALLHTCGHFAVLRKNVKQLDSYIYRITSLKTNSKHINANLYEIKIQIIHVIKHHQVVLWFCDNMEKNFHLILFLQAMISSLLICFVGFQVSATLMEQSKMIKFASHLLVAFFQLLLFCFPGDMLIQESFSISTAVYSIQWSQLATFVKDELCMIIVRSQRPSYITAGKLYIMHLENFTSILSTAFSYFMMLQSFNSES; encoded by the exons atgaatattagaaattatgtTTTCATAAATCAACTAGTTCTTAAATTTGTTGGACTTTATCCAATAAGTATTGTGAGATATGTTACATGTATTAGTTGTATTATGCTTATTATTATACCACAAATAACAATGATTTATACAAATTGGAATGATTTAAACATTGTTATGGAAATTGG CTCAACTTTACTAACAATTTCGCTTGCTATGTTAAAATCAGCAATTTGGATGTTCAATAGAAAGAATTTAGAGCTTTTTATTGAATTCATGTTAACAGATTACTGGAAAATAATTGAAGCTAATGTTTTTGAATACTTACAAAAATATgcatt ATATGCTAAAACTATTACCAAAGGATATCTCATTTCTATGTGTAATGccttattatttttctttagtttacctattatcgaaatattaattacaaagcATAAAGATTCAGATAATTTTACTGTGAACTTTCCATTTGCTGCATCATATCCTGTggctttttataaatttccctTGTACGAG ATTGCATATGCGTCTCAAATATTGGCAACAAGTATTTGTTGTTTGATCATGCTTGCAACCGATGGTCTAATTGCAACTGCTCTACTTCATACATGCGGACATTTTGCGGTActtagaaaaaatgtaaaacaacTCGATTCATACATCTATCGT ATAACTAGTTTAAAGACTAATTCAAAACAcataaatgcaaatttatacgaaatcaaaattcaaataatacatGTAATCAAACATCATCAAGTAGTGCTTTG GTTTTGCGACAATATGGAAAAAAATTTCCATCTAATACTCTTTTTACAAGCAATGATCAGTAGTCTCCTAATTTGTTTCGTCGGATTTCAGGTTTCTGCA ACGTTAATGGAACAGTCTAAAATGATTAAGTTTGCTTCTCACTTACTCGTggcattttttcaattattacttTTCTGTTTTCCTGGAGACATGTTAATACAAGAG AGTTTCAGTATAAGCACAGCTGTATATTCCATACAATGGTCTCAATTAGCAACTTTTGTTAAAGATGAACTGTGTATGATCATTGTGCGTTCCCAAAGACCTAGTTATATTACAGcaggaaaattatacataatgcatttggaaaattttacatCG ataCTCAGTACtgcattttcatattttatgatGCTTCAGAGCTTCAATTCAGAATCTTAG